In Salvelinus fontinalis isolate EN_2023a unplaced genomic scaffold, ASM2944872v1 scaffold_0334, whole genome shotgun sequence, the following are encoded in one genomic region:
- the LOC129845664 gene encoding X-linked retinitis pigmentosa GTPase regulator-interacting protein 1-like isoform X3 yields MSSLSYYPLVKEEEVCWTEKEGMLVNSVEEVITVKEEDEEEDAVFGEEKEAATVKEEEEEAFRMEKEEEEAITLKEEEDVIVKEEEEPFGEEEQNISEEEDVLGVKEEEVTEDLINTIFPSQLFSLIQPFHSGRFIWTWFVNTFNSRS; encoded by the exons ATGAGCTCACTAAGTTACTACCCCCTTGTtaaagaagaggaggtctgctggacggagaaagagggTATGTTGGTGAACAGTGTCGAGGAAGTTATTACAGtgaaggaggaggatgaagaagaggatGCCGTAtttggagaggagaaggaggctgccacagtgaaagaagaggaggaagaagcttTCCGAAtggaaaaggaggaagaggaggctatcacattaaaagaagaagaggatgttatagtgaaagaagaggaagaaccttttgGAGAGGAAGAGCAGAATATCTCAGAAGAGGAAGACGTTttaggagtgaaagaggaggaggtgactgaagatctgattaacacca tttttccatcgcaacttttttccctcattcaaccttttcactccggacgctttatctggacatggttcgtcaacaccttcaacagccgaagctaa
- the LOC129845664 gene encoding zinc finger protein 180-like isoform X1, with product MSSLSYYPLVKEEEVCWTEKEGMLVNSVEEVITVKEEDEEEDAVFGEEKEAATVKEEEEEAFRMEKEEEEAITLKEEEDVIVKEEEEPFGEEEQNISEEEDVLGVKEEEVTEDLINTRERPDSHSDSGKSPSEEPDPETSKPARQHHYCHCGKSFWWLGHFRDHKRMHIGEKPYQCSQCEKSFSHSWSLKLHNRIHTGEKPFHCSLCGNSFTHLRALKIHERTHTGDKPHHCSQCGKSFTLLGSLKRHERIHSGEKPHHCSQCGKSFSWLTSLKIHEKTHTGEKPFHCSQCGKRFSQLGDLKGHKRTHTGEKPYHCSQCGKRFTRSGNLQNHELTHSVYKPYHCSQCEKTFFSSNALKQHELTHAEEKPFHCSQCGKRFFLSGHLKRHELTHSVEKPFHCSHCEKSFKSLWNMKVHQKTHTKEKPSTAPTVG from the exons ATGAGCTCACTAAGTTACTACCCCCTTGTtaaagaagaggaggtctgctggacggagaaagagggTATGTTGGTGAACAGTGTCGAGGAAGTTATTACAGtgaaggaggaggatgaagaagaggatGCCGTAtttggagaggagaaggaggctgccacagtgaaagaagaggaggaagaagcttTCCGAAtggaaaaggaggaagaggaggctatcacattaaaagaagaagaggatgttatagtgaaagaagaggaagaaccttttgGAGAGGAAGAGCAGAATATCTCAGAAGAGGAAGACGTTttaggagtgaaagaggaggaggtgactgaagatctgattaacacca gagagagaccagactctCACTCTGACAGTGGGAAGAGCCCTTCAGAGGAACCAGACCCAGAGACATCCAAACCAGCAAGACAACACCACTACTGCCACTGTGGAAAAAGTTTTTGGTGGTTAGGGCACTTTAGAGACCATAAGAGAATGCACataggggagaagccttaccaatgCTCCCAGTGCGAAAAAAGTTTTAGCCACTCATGGAGCCTGAAATTGCATaatagaatacacacaggagagaagcctttccacTGCTCCCTGTGTGGAAACAGTTTTACACACTTAAGGGCCCTGAAAATACatgaaagaacacacacaggagataagcctcatcactgctcccagtgtggaaagagttttacgcTGTTAGGGAGCCTGaaacgacatgagagaatacactcaGGAGAAAAGCCTCAccactgctctcagtgtggaaagagtttcagcTGGTTAACAAGTCTGAAAATACACGAGAAAACacatacaggggagaagcctttccactgctcccagtgtggaaagagatttTCCCAGTTAGGGGACCTAAAAGGACATAAGAGAacgcacactggagagaagccttaccactgctcacaGTGTGGAAAGAGATTCACCCGGTCAGGAAACCTGCAAAATCATGAGCTAACACACTCTGTATATAAGCCTtatcactgctcccagtgtgaaaAAACGTTTTTTTCATCAAATGCCCTAAAACAACATGAGTTAACACACGCTGAAGAGAAACCTTTCCACTGTTCCCAGTGTGGTAAGAGATTTTTCTTATCAGGGCACCTGAAAAGACATGAGCTAACACACTCGGTGGAGAAGCCTTTCCACTGTTCTCATTGTGAAAAGAGTTTTAAGAGTTTATGGAACATGAAAGTGcatcaaaaaacacacacaaaggaGAAGCCTTCCACTGCTCCCACTGTGGGATGA
- the LOC129845663 gene encoding carbohydrate sulfotransferase 12-like, which yields MGTSRCFRLAFLLGSVLMVLLIILYWDDVGELNLYPHDPHDLYPHDPHPTSPSSSTPTKPPPRDTEEQATHKPPRTTEPDRPGEGVPPPGEEHPLPQVTDSSELEERWRGEEGKREEERVRQAEAKREEEGRRQEERRRRIGDMCSGNGTLEFPGKFWTFDQIPNRELNHLIVDDRHEIIYCYVPKVACTNWKRVMVVLSEGLLAPDGQPYRDPQALPPDLIHNSSLHLTFSKFWRRYGRLSRHLMRVKLQSYTKFLFVRDPFVRLISAFRNKFQQPNEDFYRQFGSVMLRRYGNGTSRVPESAAEAFKAGIQPSFSEFVRYLLDPQTEQEQPFNEHWRQVYRLCHPCQIHYDFIGTLENLEDDSDQLLRILGLEDQIKFPPSNRNRTATSWERDWFAEVPAELRRKLYSLYEPDFELFGYPKPESLLHH from the exons ATGGGAACGTCCCGATGCTTCCGTCTGGCGTTCCTGCTGGGGTCTGTGTTAATGGTCCTGCTCATCATCCTCTATTGGGACGACGTAGGAGAGCTCAATCTCTACCCCCACGACCCTCATGACCTTTACCCCCATGACCCTCACCCCACCTCACCCAGCTCCTCCACACCCACCAAACCCCCACCCAGGGACACAGAGGAGCAAGCGACCCACAAACCCCCCAGAACCACAGAGCCTGACCGGCCTGGAGAGGGTGTTCCACCCCCAGGGGAGGAACACCCCCTCCCCCAAGTAACAGACTCAtcagagctggaggagaggtggagaggagaggaagggaagcgagaagaggagagagtgaggcaggCGGAGGcgaaaagagaggaggaggggaggagacaagaggagaggagaaggaggatcgGTGATATGTGTTCCGGGAACGGAACATTAGAATTCCCAGGAAAATTCTGGACATTTGACCAGATTCCCAACCGGGAGTTAAACCACCTGATAGTAGATGACAGACATGAGATCATCTACTGCTACGTTCCCAAG gTAGCATGTACCAACTGGAAGCGTGTAATGGTGGTTCTCTCTGAGGGTCTGCTGGCTCCGGATGGACAACCTTACCGCGACCCCCAGGCCCTGCCCCCTGACCTCATACACAACTCCTCCCTGCACCTCACCTTCTCCAAG TTCTGGCGTAGGTATGGCCGTCTCTCCCGTCACCTGATGAGGGTGAAACTCCAGAGTTACACCAAGTTCCTGTTTGTCCGCGACCCCTTCGTCCGACTCATCTCCGCCTTCCGGAACAAGTTCCAACAGCCCAACGAAGACTTCTACCGCCAGTTTGGCTCCGTCATGCTCCGTCGTTATGGAAACGGGACCTCCAGGGTTCCGGAGTCAGCGGCGGAGGCGTTCAAAGCGGGGATCCAGCCGTCGTTCTCGGAGTTCGTCCGGTATCTCCTCGACCCCCAGACGGAGCAGGAGCAGCCATTCAACGAACACTGgcgtcag GTGTACCGGCTCTGTCACCCCTGTCAGATCCACTATGATTTCATCGGCACGCTGGAAAACCTGGAGGACGACTCGGATCAGCTGCTCCGGATCCTGGGCCTGGAAGACCAGATAAAGTTCCCGCCGAGCAACCGGAACCGCACGGCAACCAGCTGGGAACGGGATTGGTTCGCTGAGGTTCCGGCCGAGTTGAGGAGGAAGCTGTACAGTTTGTATGAGCCAGACTTTGAGCTGTTCGGGTATCCTAAACCAGAGAGTCTGCTCCATCACTGA
- the LOC129845664 gene encoding zinc finger protein 180-like isoform X2: MLVNSVEEVITVKEEDEEEDAVFGEEKEAATVKEEEEEAFRMEKEEEEAITLKEEEDVIVKEEEEPFGEEEQNISEEEDVLGVKEEEVTEDLINTRERPDSHSDSGKSPSEEPDPETSKPARQHHYCHCGKSFWWLGHFRDHKRMHIGEKPYQCSQCEKSFSHSWSLKLHNRIHTGEKPFHCSLCGNSFTHLRALKIHERTHTGDKPHHCSQCGKSFTLLGSLKRHERIHSGEKPHHCSQCGKSFSWLTSLKIHEKTHTGEKPFHCSQCGKRFSQLGDLKGHKRTHTGEKPYHCSQCGKRFTRSGNLQNHELTHSVYKPYHCSQCEKTFFSSNALKQHELTHAEEKPFHCSQCGKRFFLSGHLKRHELTHSVEKPFHCSHCEKSFKSLWNMKVHQKTHTKEKPSTAPTVG, translated from the exons ATGTTGGTGAACAGTGTCGAGGAAGTTATTACAGtgaaggaggaggatgaagaagaggatGCCGTAtttggagaggagaaggaggctgccacagtgaaagaagaggaggaagaagcttTCCGAAtggaaaaggaggaagaggaggctatcacattaaaagaagaagaggatgttatagtgaaagaagaggaagaaccttttgGAGAGGAAGAGCAGAATATCTCAGAAGAGGAAGACGTTttaggagtgaaagaggaggaggtgactgaagatctgattaacacca gagagagaccagactctCACTCTGACAGTGGGAAGAGCCCTTCAGAGGAACCAGACCCAGAGACATCCAAACCAGCAAGACAACACCACTACTGCCACTGTGGAAAAAGTTTTTGGTGGTTAGGGCACTTTAGAGACCATAAGAGAATGCACataggggagaagccttaccaatgCTCCCAGTGCGAAAAAAGTTTTAGCCACTCATGGAGCCTGAAATTGCATaatagaatacacacaggagagaagcctttccacTGCTCCCTGTGTGGAAACAGTTTTACACACTTAAGGGCCCTGAAAATACatgaaagaacacacacaggagataagcctcatcactgctcccagtgtggaaagagttttacgcTGTTAGGGAGCCTGaaacgacatgagagaatacactcaGGAGAAAAGCCTCAccactgctctcagtgtggaaagagtttcagcTGGTTAACAAGTCTGAAAATACACGAGAAAACacatacaggggagaagcctttccactgctcccagtgtggaaagagatttTCCCAGTTAGGGGACCTAAAAGGACATAAGAGAacgcacactggagagaagccttaccactgctcacaGTGTGGAAAGAGATTCACCCGGTCAGGAAACCTGCAAAATCATGAGCTAACACACTCTGTATATAAGCCTtatcactgctcccagtgtgaaaAAACGTTTTTTTCATCAAATGCCCTAAAACAACATGAGTTAACACACGCTGAAGAGAAACCTTTCCACTGTTCCCAGTGTGGTAAGAGATTTTTCTTATCAGGGCACCTGAAAAGACATGAGCTAACACACTCGGTGGAGAAGCCTTTCCACTGTTCTCATTGTGAAAAGAGTTTTAAGAGTTTATGGAACATGAAAGTGcatcaaaaaacacacacaaaggaGAAGCCTTCCACTGCTCCCACTGTGGGATGA